The Qingrenia yutianensis genome segment GTCAAAATCCTTTAAATTTTCCTCAAGAATGGGGATAACCGTTTTGTCGATTTCAACGCACACGACTTTTTTCGCCGCACCGCAAAGGCGCTGTGTAAGCGTGCCGAAGCCGGGGCCGATTTCAAGAACGCAGTCGTCCTCCGAAATATCCGCGCCGGACAAAATGCCTGCAAGCGCGCCCTCGTCTACCAGAAAATTCTGGCCGAGCGACTTTGAAAATCTAAACTCATATTCCGATAAAATTTCTTTAATCACGCGCGGTGACGCTAAATTTCTCATAAATTGTAACCTGTGTCAAACGCTTTCATATTATTTTCCAGAAGTTCAGGCTTTGAGGGCGGAACCATTTTTGTAACTGCCTTTTTGATTTCATCGTACGTGAAAAGTCCCGTTTCTTTTACAAGCTTGCCCACCATAATGATGTTTGCAAGCTTGGGAAGTCCCATTTTATTCGCAAGATTTGTTGCGTCGATTTTGAAAACTTCAACGTCATTTCTTTCAACATCGCGCGAAATAAGAGTCGAGTCGATAAAAATTTTACCGCCTTTAACAACCGAATTTTCAAATTTGTCAAGCGACGGGCCGTTCATAACCACAAGGCTTGTGGGGTCGGTGATAACGGGCGACGCTACCGGCTCGTCCGACACTATAACCGAGCAGTTTGCCGTACCTCCGCGCATTTCGGG includes the following:
- a CDS encoding 2-oxoacid:acceptor oxidoreductase family protein — protein: MTQEIIFAGFGGQGILFAGKVVAYAGMNEGKNVSHLPSYGPEMRGGTANCSVIVSDEPVASPVITDPTSLVVMNGPSLDKFENSVVKGGKIFIDSTLISRDVERNDVEVFKIDATNLANKMGLPKLANIIMVGKLVKETGLFTYDEIKKAVTKMVPPSKPELLENNMKAFDTGYNL